Proteins encoded within one genomic window of Lysinibacillus sphaericus:
- a CDS encoding pyridoxal phosphate-dependent aminotransferase — MELSKKLQQLPTQFFAALVQKVNAALAEGRDIINLGQGNPDQPTPPHIIKALQEAAENPQHHKYSPFRGIAELRQAAADFYKREYNVTINPDTEVAILGGTKIGLVELPMAVLNPGDTMLLPDPGYPDYLSGVVLGDVQYDVMPLFAENNFLPDYDALSDEVKDRAKLLYLNYPNNPTGGTATLEFFEETVRFAKEHQIIVAHDFAYGAIGFDGNKPVSFLQAEGAKEVGIELYTLSKTYNMAGWRIGFAVGNAQIIEAINLIQDHLFCSQFPAVQQAAAVALTSSQTCAQELSATYERRRNVLIEEAQRIGWQVTAPKGSFFAWLPVPLGYTSEQFADLLLDKADIAVAAGNGFGQFGEGYVRVGLLVSEERLQEAIRRIEKLNLFKQ, encoded by the coding sequence ATGGAATTATCTAAAAAACTACAACAACTCCCTACTCAGTTTTTTGCAGCACTTGTGCAAAAGGTCAATGCGGCATTAGCAGAAGGACGAGACATTATTAATCTTGGGCAGGGCAACCCTGACCAGCCAACCCCTCCTCATATTATTAAAGCGCTACAAGAAGCGGCGGAAAACCCTCAGCATCATAAATACTCTCCATTTCGTGGTATAGCCGAATTACGGCAAGCTGCCGCTGATTTTTATAAACGCGAATACAATGTAACAATCAATCCCGATACAGAAGTTGCTATTTTAGGTGGTACGAAAATTGGACTTGTTGAGCTACCAATGGCTGTGCTAAACCCTGGTGATACAATGTTATTACCTGACCCTGGGTATCCCGATTATTTATCTGGAGTGGTCTTAGGAGATGTTCAATACGATGTCATGCCACTTTTTGCGGAAAATAACTTCTTGCCTGACTATGATGCATTGTCCGACGAAGTAAAGGACAGAGCTAAGCTTCTTTACTTGAATTACCCTAACAACCCTACTGGTGGAACAGCAACGCTTGAATTTTTTGAAGAAACTGTACGTTTTGCTAAAGAACATCAGATTATTGTAGCACACGATTTTGCCTATGGTGCTATTGGCTTTGATGGCAATAAACCCGTAAGCTTCTTACAGGCAGAGGGTGCCAAAGAGGTCGGCATCGAGCTATATACATTATCAAAAACTTATAATATGGCTGGCTGGCGCATCGGTTTTGCAGTCGGTAATGCTCAAATTATCGAAGCGATTAATCTTATTCAAGATCATTTATTTTGTAGCCAATTTCCAGCAGTTCAACAGGCAGCCGCTGTCGCTTTAACATCTTCACAAACTTGTGCACAAGAGCTTAGTGCGACATATGAGCGACGTCGTAACGTATTAATCGAAGAAGCACAGCGCATCGGTTGGCAAGTAACAGCGCCAAAAGGCTCGTTTTTTGCATGGCTCCCTGTTCCCTTAGGCTATACGAGCGAACAATTTGCCGATTTATTGCTCGATAAAGCTGATATTGCAGTAGCGGCTGGCAATGGCTTCGGGCAGTTCGGCGAAGGTTATGTACGTGTCGGTTTACTTGTAAGTGAGGAACGCTTACAGGAAGCGATTCGCCGTATAGAAAAACTTAATCTGTTTAAACAATAA
- a CDS encoding HAMP domain-containing methyl-accepting chemotaxis protein gives MHFFRYIKVKDKLLVLMIVCVLSNVLLGIFSVDYLRKMSWHASESYTEALVPIGWLNELEEAQRHLDYLMDSGGEYQEMAAILKNIEQPLSNLEKIVIDKKMNHQVKKYNSVFSQQIELVESYQQLNTQKRQQFYEQSYLPVSQQSHAILEETQSYLVQRADEQQQAYQKDVQFGYWLLGSVCTFVVLLVVFIGFIATKAVNVPTRQLKSLLKRAEQGDFTANASYVAHDELGEVVLSYNQMATEVKRLLHTVTNSAQEVAGMTENLQESSERSSTATVKIAKDVQSIADLTTASTSKLASNSASLEEVLNGVQIVLEKVQLVESFAHETAREAESGTDIVQANLTQIQAIKRAVEKSNIAIFKLVERASTIDHMVEVIEKITAQTNLLALNASIEAARAGEHGQGFAIVANEVRKLAEQTVHSTQTITSIVQNIQTDSHYAVKMMEGVLSATEKGVNVTSETATSFDQILEKVNIIQPYIVEVSTTVQDIAEHTKKVNEDAGMLTALSDTNAASTKHVAKLTTDQLNAQQQFHHTIKELRKVSKVLQIAVKRFSI, from the coding sequence ATGCATTTTTTTCGTTATATTAAGGTAAAAGATAAGCTGCTTGTACTCATGATTGTTTGTGTACTATCGAATGTCCTACTCGGTATATTTAGTGTGGATTATTTACGGAAAATGTCATGGCATGCAAGCGAAAGTTATACCGAGGCACTTGTACCGATTGGATGGCTTAATGAGCTTGAGGAAGCGCAACGACACTTGGATTATTTAATGGATTCAGGTGGCGAATATCAAGAGATGGCAGCTATACTAAAAAATATTGAACAGCCTTTAAGTAATTTAGAAAAAATAGTAATTGATAAAAAAATGAATCATCAAGTAAAGAAGTATAATTCGGTATTCTCACAGCAGATAGAATTAGTTGAAAGTTATCAACAGTTAAATACGCAAAAACGGCAGCAGTTTTATGAGCAGTCCTATTTACCGGTTAGCCAACAAAGCCATGCAATTTTAGAAGAGACGCAGAGTTATTTAGTTCAAAGAGCTGATGAACAGCAACAAGCGTACCAAAAGGATGTGCAATTTGGTTATTGGTTATTGGGGAGTGTTTGTACATTTGTCGTACTATTAGTCGTTTTCATTGGTTTCATCGCAACGAAGGCTGTTAATGTACCGACACGTCAATTGAAATCACTATTAAAACGTGCAGAACAAGGTGATTTTACAGCCAATGCGAGCTATGTGGCGCATGATGAGCTTGGAGAAGTTGTATTGTCATATAATCAGATGGCAACAGAAGTAAAGCGATTGTTACATACGGTTACAAATAGTGCGCAAGAGGTTGCAGGAATGACGGAAAATTTACAAGAATCCTCGGAGCGATCTTCTACAGCTACAGTAAAAATAGCAAAGGATGTGCAGAGTATTGCAGATTTGACCACTGCATCTACTAGTAAATTAGCGTCCAATTCTGCCTCATTAGAAGAAGTATTAAACGGTGTACAGATTGTCTTAGAAAAAGTGCAGCTTGTAGAGAGCTTTGCACATGAGACTGCCCGTGAAGCAGAAAGTGGTACAGATATTGTACAGGCGAATTTAACCCAAATTCAAGCCATAAAGCGCGCTGTTGAAAAATCAAATATAGCTATTTTTAAACTAGTGGAAAGAGCCTCTACAATCGACCATATGGTTGAAGTGATTGAAAAAATAACTGCCCAAACCAATTTACTGGCGCTAAATGCGTCCATCGAAGCGGCGAGAGCTGGCGAACACGGACAAGGGTTTGCCATCGTCGCCAACGAAGTACGTAAACTAGCTGAGCAAACAGTACATTCAACTCAAACAATTACGTCCATTGTACAAAATATCCAAACCGATTCTCACTACGCTGTAAAGATGATGGAAGGTGTACTAAGTGCTACAGAAAAAGGTGTAAATGTAACGTCAGAAACTGCAACAAGCTTCGATCAAATATTAGAAAAGGTCAATATCATTCAGCCATATATTGTAGAAGTATCGACGACAGTGCAAGATATAGCTGAACATACAAAGAAGGTTAACGAAGATGCAGGTATGTTAACAGCTCTTTCAGATACGAATGCAGCCTCGACTAAACATGTAGCGAAGTTAACGACAGATCAATTAAATGCACAGCAACAATTTCATCATACGATTAAGGAATTACGAAAAGTTTCAAAGGTGTTGCAAATTGCTGTTAAACGTTTTTCAATTTAA
- a CDS encoding FtsW/RodA/SpoVE family cell cycle protein encodes MHLKKLDSSLAISLLLLGITSCLFVHSSSTAFEQYASLFIIKQFIYYSLGFLMMYGVATLDIEQLKKIGWPFYWVIVALTFGLFIAPESIARTINEAKSWYQIPLLGSLQPSEFLKFAFLIVVSKVIVAHQAKYVRPSFLSDMRLLLMIGIITLPPTLAVYKQPDTGMVMLYMAMILPMIYFSGIQTKLLVIFTAIPVTIVSAIVILYVKFNDFFTQKILSKLSGHQVSRIYGWLQPYEYTDSSFQTRQGFMAIGTGEFTGKGYLQNNVYVPEKHTDFIFSAIAEELGFVGGAFVITLLFFVIYRIVLITVEAKDPFMTLMGAGISSLLAFQITQNIGMTIGLLPVTGVTLPFLSYGGSSLLSNFMLMGIVMVIHNSYSGYMFKTSQV; translated from the coding sequence TTGCATTTAAAAAAATTAGATAGCAGTTTAGCAATAAGTCTATTGTTGCTAGGTATTACTAGTTGCCTCTTCGTACACTCTAGCAGTACAGCGTTTGAACAGTATGCAAGTTTGTTTATCATAAAGCAATTTATCTATTATAGTTTGGGCTTTTTAATGATGTATGGTGTAGCAACACTTGATATTGAGCAACTAAAAAAAATCGGCTGGCCCTTTTATTGGGTTATAGTAGCGCTAACATTCGGATTATTTATTGCACCTGAAAGCATCGCGCGCACCATAAATGAAGCAAAATCTTGGTATCAAATTCCACTTTTAGGGTCGTTACAACCCTCTGAATTTTTGAAGTTCGCATTTTTAATTGTTGTCAGTAAAGTGATTGTCGCCCATCAAGCAAAATATGTGCGTCCTTCCTTTTTATCAGATATGCGATTGCTATTGATGATTGGCATCATTACACTTCCACCAACACTCGCTGTATATAAGCAACCAGATACAGGCATGGTTATGTTATATATGGCGATGATATTACCGATGATTTACTTTTCAGGTATCCAAACAAAATTACTCGTCATTTTCACAGCTATTCCTGTGACCATCGTTAGTGCAATCGTTATTCTCTATGTAAAATTTAATGATTTTTTTACACAAAAAATACTAAGTAAGTTATCTGGGCATCAAGTTTCCCGTATTTACGGGTGGTTACAACCCTATGAATATACGGATTCCTCCTTTCAAACTAGACAAGGCTTTATGGCCATCGGTACAGGAGAATTTACTGGTAAAGGCTATTTACAAAATAATGTCTATGTTCCAGAAAAGCATACAGATTTTATTTTTTCTGCCATCGCTGAAGAATTAGGATTTGTTGGTGGAGCCTTTGTCATTACATTATTATTTTTTGTAATTTATCGTATTGTTCTTATTACAGTAGAAGCAAAGGATCCATTTATGACCCTTATGGGTGCGGGTATCTCCAGTTTACTAGCATTTCAAATTACACAAAATATTGGCATGACGATTGGACTTTTACCTGTAACCGGTGTAACGTTACCGTTTTTAAGTTACGGAGGTAGTTCACTACTATCAAATTTCATGTTAATGGGTATTGTTATGGTTATCCATAATTCTTATAGCGGGTATATGTTTAAAACCTCACAAGTTTAG
- a CDS encoding MetQ/NlpA family ABC transporter substrate-binding protein — protein sequence MKKSLLAFLTIIFAVVLAACGASDKGADSKKDSDAAGESKSIKLGATAGPYSDMLKKAIIPQLEEKGYEVELVEFSDYVQPNKALDNGDIDANLFQHTIYLENFEEQNNMDLEPLIIVPTAPMGFFSNKYKSIDEIPNGATVAIANDPSNAARTLLSLQEQGLIEIDPKIEELKASEKDVVKNDKNLVFQPIEAAALPRTVESVDLAGVPGNFALAAGLDLLDAVFLENMPDQFRNVIAVKAENKDSQLSKDLVEIVESAKFEEIIDADFKGFGKPEWMKNRK from the coding sequence ATGAAAAAATCGTTATTAGCATTTTTGACAATCATCTTTGCTGTTGTTTTAGCAGCATGTGGCGCAAGCGACAAAGGAGCAGATTCAAAAAAAGATTCAGATGCAGCAGGGGAAAGCAAATCGATTAAATTAGGTGCAACAGCAGGTCCTTATAGTGATATGCTGAAAAAAGCTATTATTCCACAGCTTGAAGAAAAGGGTTATGAAGTAGAATTAGTAGAATTCAGTGATTATGTACAACCGAACAAAGCTTTAGATAATGGGGATATTGATGCAAACTTATTCCAGCATACAATTTACTTAGAAAACTTTGAAGAACAGAATAACATGGATTTAGAACCATTAATTATTGTGCCGACAGCGCCAATGGGCTTCTTCTCAAACAAATATAAATCGATTGATGAAATTCCAAATGGGGCGACAGTGGCAATTGCCAATGACCCTTCTAATGCAGCACGTACATTGTTATCATTGCAAGAACAAGGCTTAATCGAGATTGATCCTAAAATCGAAGAATTAAAAGCATCAGAAAAAGATGTTGTGAAAAACGACAAAAATTTAGTATTCCAACCGATTGAGGCGGCAGCACTTCCACGTACAGTAGAAAGTGTTGATTTAGCAGGAGTTCCTGGTAACTTTGCTTTAGCGGCTGGATTAGATTTACTAGATGCTGTATTTTTAGAAAATATGCCTGACCAATTCCGCAACGTTATCGCAGTAAAGGCAGAGAATAAAGATTCGCAATTATCAAAGGATTTAGTGGAAATTGTAGAATCAGCTAAATTTGAAGAAATTATTGATGCAGACTTCAAAGGCTTTGGGAAACCAGAATGGATGAAAAATCGTAAATAA
- a CDS encoding L-threonine 3-dehydrogenase, with product MEKIMVTGALGQIGSELVEKLRSIYGEDNVLATDIRKLEHTKGPFEVLDVTDGQRMHDLAKDFGADTMMHLAALLSATAERNPLLAWNLNMGGLMNALEVSRELKLQFFTPSSIGAFGPTTPKDDTPQDTLQRPTTMYGVNKVGGELLCDYYFNRFGVDTRGVRFPGLISYVTPPGGGTTDYAVEIFYEAIEQGKYTSYIQEGTYMDMMYMPDALQAIVDLMEADSSKLIHRNAFNITAMSFEPSQIAAEIKKHLPQFRMDYNVDPIRQAIADSWPNSINVDAAKNEWGFKAEYDLAKMTIDMLEKLKIKLQKKAIS from the coding sequence ATGGAAAAGATTATGGTTACAGGTGCTCTTGGTCAAATAGGCTCTGAGCTAGTAGAAAAACTTCGTAGTATTTATGGAGAGGACAATGTGTTAGCTACAGATATACGAAAGCTTGAACATACAAAGGGGCCATTCGAAGTGCTGGACGTGACGGATGGACAAAGGATGCATGATTTAGCTAAGGATTTTGGTGCAGATACGATGATGCATTTAGCTGCACTACTATCTGCAACTGCAGAAAGAAATCCATTGCTTGCTTGGAATTTAAATATGGGTGGTTTAATGAATGCATTAGAAGTGTCGCGTGAGTTGAAGTTACAATTTTTCACGCCGAGTTCTATTGGTGCATTCGGTCCAACAACACCTAAGGATGATACGCCACAAGATACATTACAGCGTCCAACAACGATGTATGGTGTAAATAAAGTCGGGGGAGAATTATTATGTGACTATTATTTCAATCGTTTTGGGGTAGATACACGTGGTGTACGCTTCCCAGGATTGATTTCTTATGTAACGCCTCCTGGCGGTGGTACAACGGATTATGCCGTAGAAATCTTCTACGAAGCGATTGAACAAGGGAAGTATACATCATATATTCAAGAAGGAACGTATATGGATATGATGTATATGCCAGATGCGTTACAAGCGATTGTGGATTTAATGGAGGCTGATAGTAGTAAACTAATTCATCGCAATGCATTTAATATTACTGCGATGAGCTTTGAACCATCACAAATTGCAGCCGAAATTAAAAAACATTTGCCACAATTCCGAATGGATTATAACGTCGATCCGATTCGTCAAGCAATTGCGGATAGTTGGCCAAATTCTATCAATGTTGATGCAGCCAAAAATGAATGGGGCTTTAAAGCAGAATATGATTTAGCCAAGATGACTATCGATATGTTGGAGAAATTAAAAATTAAACTGCAAAAGAAGGCTATTTCATAA
- a CDS encoding aspartate aminotransferase family protein, which translates to MVQTNLKSDVLKKDEQYVWHSMKPYNPQATYVVEKSDGARIVDTEGIEYIDAMAGLWCVNAGYGRKELADVAHEQMMKNAYAPLSQGHLPAVELAEKINQMLGGDYVIFFSNSGSEANETAFKIARQYHQQKGQSARYKIVSRYRAYHGSSFGALAATGQAERKYKYEPLTPGFIHVAPPDQYRDPENDATAPVELASVKAVDKLMTWELSDTIAAMILEPIITGGGVIMPPENYMKGIEAVCQKHGALMIVDEVICGFGRTGKPFGFMNYGVKPDIITMAKGITSGYLPLSATAVKREIYEAFTGSDAYGYFRHVNTFGGSPVACAVALKNIEILEREALFERSKVVGASTLQTLQQALKTHPHVGDVRGKGLLIGIELVVDKESKEPLPVDKVNAVIAACKGQGVIIGKNGATVAGFNNVLTLSPPLNIVQHDLDKIIEVVIENIKKI; encoded by the coding sequence ATGGTTCAAACAAATCTGAAGAGTGACGTATTAAAAAAGGATGAACAGTATGTCTGGCATTCAATGAAGCCTTATAATCCGCAAGCCACTTATGTAGTAGAGAAATCGGATGGGGCAAGAATCGTTGATACGGAAGGTATTGAATACATTGATGCGATGGCAGGTTTATGGTGTGTCAATGCAGGCTATGGACGGAAGGAATTAGCAGATGTTGCACATGAGCAGATGATGAAAAACGCCTATGCACCTCTATCGCAAGGGCATTTACCTGCAGTTGAATTAGCTGAAAAGATTAATCAAATGCTTGGTGGCGATTATGTTATTTTCTTTTCGAATAGTGGTTCTGAAGCAAATGAAACGGCATTTAAAATTGCCCGCCAATACCATCAGCAGAAAGGGCAAAGTGCGCGCTATAAAATTGTTTCACGCTATCGGGCTTACCACGGAAGTTCGTTTGGAGCTTTAGCTGCAACGGGGCAAGCAGAACGAAAATATAAATATGAACCGCTAACACCAGGATTTATTCATGTCGCGCCACCAGACCAATATCGAGATCCAGAAAATGATGCAACAGCTCCAGTTGAGCTAGCAAGTGTTAAGGCTGTCGATAAGTTGATGACATGGGAACTTAGCGATACGATTGCTGCGATGATATTAGAACCAATTATTACGGGTGGTGGTGTAATCATGCCACCGGAAAATTACATGAAGGGCATCGAGGCGGTTTGTCAAAAACATGGGGCATTAATGATTGTCGATGAAGTCATTTGTGGATTTGGTCGCACAGGAAAGCCGTTTGGTTTTATGAACTATGGGGTGAAGCCTGACATTATTACAATGGCTAAAGGTATTACAAGTGGGTATTTACCATTATCAGCAACGGCAGTGAAACGCGAAATTTATGAGGCGTTTACAGGTTCAGATGCATACGGTTATTTCCGCCATGTCAATACATTTGGTGGCTCTCCTGTAGCCTGTGCTGTCGCATTGAAGAATATCGAAATTCTAGAGCGAGAAGCATTATTCGAGCGCTCCAAGGTAGTGGGGGCTAGTACACTTCAAACACTTCAGCAAGCTTTGAAAACACATCCACATGTTGGAGATGTACGTGGTAAAGGCTTATTAATAGGAATTGAATTAGTCGTAGATAAAGAGTCAAAAGAGCCCTTACCAGTGGATAAAGTGAACGCCGTCATTGCTGCATGCAAAGGGCAGGGTGTGATAATAGGGAAAAATGGTGCAACAGTAGCAGGGTTTAACAATGTTCTAACGCTATCACCACCACTTAATATTGTCCAACATGATTTAGATAAAATAATTGAAGTTGTTATTGAAAATATTAAAAAAATATAA
- a CDS encoding carbon-nitrogen family hydrolase, with amino-acid sequence MKIGCIQLNVGFGKVEENFARAEEKIREAATLGAEIIVLPEMWNTGYALEKLPELADVDGERAKAFLQGLAMELGVHIVGGSVATKKGDKFFNTMYTFDKDGKLVGEYSKAHLFRLMDEHLFLEAGDEMNRFALGDIEAAGVICYDIRFPEWLRAHALTGAKVLFVPAQWPTPRIDHWKTLLQARAIENQCFVIAVNRIANKVENFNGQSMVIQPWGEVLWIGADDEEVAVIDVDFSIVDEVRGRIPVYDDRRPGLYSMCQSPKKF; translated from the coding sequence ATGAAAATAGGTTGTATTCAATTAAATGTAGGATTTGGCAAAGTGGAAGAGAATTTTGCAAGGGCTGAAGAAAAGATTCGTGAGGCTGCAACATTAGGTGCAGAAATTATTGTGCTTCCAGAAATGTGGAATACAGGTTACGCGCTTGAAAAATTACCTGAGCTTGCAGATGTGGATGGAGAACGAGCGAAAGCATTTTTACAAGGTTTAGCAATGGAACTTGGCGTACATATTGTCGGGGGCTCTGTGGCAACGAAGAAGGGCGATAAATTTTTCAATACGATGTATACGTTTGATAAAGATGGAAAACTAGTTGGCGAATACAGTAAGGCACATTTATTCCGTTTGATGGATGAACATCTATTTTTAGAAGCAGGCGATGAAATGAATCGCTTTGCACTAGGAGATATTGAGGCGGCAGGCGTTATTTGCTATGATATTCGCTTTCCAGAATGGTTGAGAGCGCACGCATTAACAGGCGCAAAGGTGTTATTCGTGCCAGCCCAATGGCCAACACCACGTATTGACCATTGGAAAACATTATTGCAGGCACGCGCGATTGAAAATCAATGCTTCGTCATTGCGGTTAACCGTATTGCCAACAAAGTAGAAAACTTCAATGGGCAATCCATGGTAATTCAACCTTGGGGAGAAGTGTTATGGATTGGAGCAGACGATGAAGAAGTAGCAGTTATTGATGTTGATTTTTCAATTGTCGATGAAGTGCGCGGCAGAATTCCAGTGTACGATGACCGCAGACCAGGATTATATAGCATGTGCCAGTCACCTAAAAAATTCTGA
- a CDS encoding PucR family transcriptional regulator codes for MSQFKLQVKDVLKNEYFQSAEVIAGKDGLLRIVKWAHVIEIVQVDNFLAGDELILTTGISLQHHLEDFIFFVEMLIKKNCAALCIEYGTYLQTIPEAIQSLANRHDFPIIVFHETVPFVRITQDLHSQIMNQQYFMISSLENYAQTLNKNALHGQSTDDILQTIYHTLRTQVIFSIKDRDVIFFPNMPLAKRQQLLTLPQSAPQFKHAPIFIVDQHYADLTLYRTDGLFSEFELLILDRTATALAQLLMREFYIEEKRDIEDATLLADWIDHKLTKEEIYKFIVSHHANFTHYSNAVFILSSPYTMMKGQEDIVYSKLYYRNLFEQNGFVPFLFERKSYVVFILLHTKDCKASRDLLNSLFSTLQTTDFYKKQQAQGYQLAIGKIVADVEEIPKSYQTALETLYICRKVQTTSFFYDDLHLYYLIYKLQMQVDLQEVIQDYLQPVIEYDKKYNSKLLETLQVYLQTNGSKQQTANQLFIVRQTLYHRLKKLENLLGENFMKGHNRITLEFMLLAHSLIEDKK; via the coding sequence ATGAGTCAATTTAAACTTCAAGTGAAGGATGTATTAAAAAATGAATACTTTCAAAGTGCAGAGGTCATTGCAGGAAAAGACGGATTATTACGCATTGTTAAGTGGGCACATGTTATTGAAATTGTGCAAGTGGATAATTTCTTAGCAGGGGACGAATTAATTTTGACGACGGGGATTAGTTTACAGCATCATCTTGAGGACTTTATCTTTTTCGTCGAGATGTTAATTAAAAAAAACTGTGCAGCACTGTGCATAGAATATGGCACTTACTTACAGACAATACCTGAAGCTATACAATCACTGGCCAATCGCCATGACTTTCCAATCATTGTATTTCATGAGACAGTTCCCTTTGTTCGGATTACACAGGATTTACATAGCCAAATTATGAATCAACAATATTTCATGATTTCTTCATTAGAAAATTACGCACAAACGTTAAACAAAAATGCCCTTCATGGACAAAGTACTGATGACATTTTGCAAACAATTTATCATACATTACGTACACAAGTCATTTTTTCCATTAAAGACCGAGACGTTATCTTTTTCCCAAACATGCCTCTAGCGAAACGACAGCAATTATTAACGTTGCCACAATCAGCGCCACAATTTAAACATGCACCTATTTTTATTGTTGATCAGCATTATGCCGATTTGACCCTTTATCGAACGGATGGATTATTTTCTGAATTTGAATTACTCATTTTAGACCGCACAGCAACGGCACTCGCACAGCTTTTAATGCGTGAGTTCTATATAGAAGAAAAAAGAGATATTGAGGATGCCACTCTTTTAGCGGATTGGATTGATCACAAGCTGACGAAAGAAGAAATCTATAAATTTATCGTATCCCATCATGCTAACTTTACACACTATAGTAACGCTGTCTTTATTTTATCGTCGCCTTATACAATGATGAAAGGTCAAGAGGATATTGTTTATAGCAAACTTTACTATAGAAATTTATTTGAACAAAATGGTTTTGTCCCCTTTTTGTTCGAGCGAAAGAGCTACGTTGTATTTATCTTACTCCACACTAAAGATTGTAAAGCGAGTCGTGATTTATTAAATTCGCTCTTTTCTACGCTCCAGACAACGGATTTTTATAAAAAGCAGCAAGCACAGGGCTATCAACTAGCTATCGGTAAGATTGTGGCGGATGTCGAGGAAATTCCGAAGAGTTATCAAACCGCTTTGGAAACATTATATATTTGTCGCAAAGTTCAAACGACATCATTTTTTTATGATGACTTACATTTATATTACCTAATTTATAAATTACAAATGCAAGTAGACTTGCAAGAAGTCATTCAAGATTATTTACAGCCTGTGATTGAATATGATAAAAAATACAACAGCAAGCTATTAGAAACGCTGCAAGTCTACTTACAAACGAATGGCTCGAAACAACAAACAGCAAATCAATTGTTTATCGTGCGACAAACTCTCTATCATCGCCTAAAGAAGCTTGAAAATTTGCTAGGAGAAAATTTCATGAAAGGGCACAATCGGATTACACTTGAGTTTATGCTTCTAGCTCATTCGTTAATTGAAGATAAGAAATGA
- a CDS encoding polysaccharide deacetylase family protein encodes MKKKTIIIGSVWLFVALLLLGTYKLMNSRTYQLFGNITKQVETTQKVVALTFDDGPAENVNIILPLLAKYNAKATFFLIGEEIEKYPEETKNIAKEGHQIGNHSYSHHRMVFKSLSYYKAEIEKTDVLIRNARFNGEIDVRPPNGKKLIGLPYYLNKQHRDTITWNLEPDSYFNTVSDKVNDVKENIKPGSIILIHPMYDDTDKVRQTIEGILQALSNKGYTFITVNELQDI; translated from the coding sequence ATGAAAAAGAAAACAATAATTATCGGGTCTGTATGGCTATTCGTTGCCCTTCTATTACTAGGCACCTATAAATTAATGAATTCTAGAACCTATCAGTTATTCGGGAATATAACTAAACAAGTAGAGACCACCCAAAAAGTGGTCGCTTTAACTTTTGATGATGGCCCAGCAGAAAACGTCAACATAATATTACCGCTATTAGCTAAGTACAATGCTAAAGCTACCTTTTTTCTAATCGGTGAAGAAATCGAAAAGTACCCTGAAGAAACGAAAAATATTGCAAAAGAAGGACATCAAATTGGCAATCACAGCTATTCTCATCATCGAATGGTTTTCAAAAGCCTTTCTTACTACAAGGCAGAGATTGAAAAAACAGATGTATTAATTCGAAATGCTAGATTTAACGGAGAAATCGATGTTCGTCCTCCGAATGGCAAAAAATTAATCGGACTTCCTTATTACCTAAATAAACAGCATCGAGACACGATTACTTGGAATCTCGAACCCGATAGTTATTTCAATACAGTTTCAGACAAAGTAAATGATGTAAAAGAAAATATTAAGCCTGGGTCGATTATTTTGATTCATCCAATGTATGATGACACAGACAAAGTACGTCAAACAATCGAAGGCATTTTACAAGCACTTTCAAATAAAGGCTATACATTTATTACCGTAAATGAACTGCAAGATATATAA